The nucleotide sequence GCCGCCACCGGCACCCGAGCGAGGCCTTGCCGCCAAGCTCATCCCCACACTCGCCGCGTTCGCCCTCGTTGCCGCAGGGGGCTGGTACATCTTTGGGAGGTCACCCACCGCCGTGCCTCCACCAGCCAGCCTCAGTGCCACTACCACCTCCACCTCGCCCAGCATTGCCGCGACGCCACCGGTTGCGCCCACTCCCCAGCCCAGCCACCGCCTCACCCAGGCAGACTTTGTCGGTGAGTGGACGATTGACTTAGAAAGCAGCAAGGACGATCGCCGCATCCTCACCGCTGGTGGCGAGGCTCAGCTCTGGAAAAAAGGCCACTTCCTTACCAAGGACGATGGCAAGCCGCTCTTCGCTGGCCGCTACTGGCAGTACAATGCCAAAGATGGCACCGCTGAGATGTTCCTGGATGACGGGAAGCTCATCGAAATCTGGCGGGCCAAGTCCGCCACAGAGATCGACATTGAGGACCGCTACTACGATCCCCCACGCCACTACAATGCCGTGCATGCCACTGACTCCTGGGCGGAGAACGCCAAAAAAATCACTGCTCCGCCTGTGGATTCACCTTTCATCGGCGAGTGGACCGCTAGTAGCGGCTTTGGCAGCGGCCAGTTTCGCCGCGTACTGCTGCCAGACGGTCACTTTGAATCGTGGAAGGACTCAAAAAGTGAAGGCTCTTGGTGGCGGGGCAACCACTGGCACAGTGTGGACGACGGCGTCGAAATCCGTAGCCCGGACGGCCTCTACTGGGTCAGCTTCAAAAGCGACGGCCCAGACCGACTCCTCCTCACCGACTCCACCCATAAGAAGAGCGAGCCCACGGCCCTTACCCGAGCCACCGATCCCTGGCACCCGAAAAGTCCGCGTCCTGCGCCGCCGCCCAAACCTGTGGTTGCTGAAAGCATGCCTGCGCCCGCTGCACCCGCAGTCCCTAAACTCCCAGCCGAGCTGGAGGAGTTAAAGACCACCTTTGATGCCGAACTGGATAAAACCGTCACCGGCCCGGCCCGCGCCTCCATGGCCGTGCTGAATCAGGGCTACCTAGCAGGCCTCCAGCGTGCGGCCACCGCCACACCTGCTCTCGCGGCCCACATCCAGCCAGAGACCCAGCTTCTCGCCGCAGGCCAGCCGCTCCCTGCGGACACAGAGGCCACGCCGGAGGCCCTAGTGAAGCTCCACATCATCTACCGCGCCGAGACATCCAAAATCTCCGAAAAGCGCACCTCCGCCCACCTCGCCCTACTCACCCCCTACATCACCCGCCTCATTCAGTTGGAGGCCCAGCTCACCAGGGCCAGCCGCATCGACGATGCCACTGCGGTCAAAACCTACCGTGAGGGCCTCAGCGCCGCCCTTACCGCCCAGCACTGAAACCAGCCCCAATTCCAAATCCCGAAAAAAACCACCTAACGAAACCCACGCCACAAGCATACCCACACCTGCATACTCCATGAAGCACATACGAACCACCCTCCTCGCCCTTGCTGCCACAGCCTGCTTGCATCCCATCAGTGCCAGCGCCGCCATCATTTACACCGATCTTTCCGAGCCCGGTCTCGTCTCGGACATGAGCGATCCCTACACCGACGGCGGTATTTTAGTCGGCAGCATCACCGCACCCGCCACCGGCACCATCTGGCTTGGCCCAGCAGAGTATCAAATGGCTGGGGTTATTTTTATCATAGGCGGCGGGGACGCCTCTCGCTCCATCACCTCCTCGCTCGGCATCCAGCTACGCATTGATGGTAATCCCGTCTATACCGCACCGGCCTATCTCACCGCCACCAAGCTCGTGACGGACATCAATCCAGGCGATGGAGATTTTACGGGTGAATACGCCTACAGTCGGACCGAAGCCGCCAGGAGTACTGGCCTCAGTGTCACCAGCGGCCAGACCATCAGTTGGCATCTACTCGTAGATGGACTCTACGACCCGAACGGCACGGGTGGTGACATTTCCTATGTGGACGGCTTCATCTCCAATCCCAACAGCCCTACGACAGAACTCCAGATCGGTGTGGAAACCGCCGCTGCGCCAGAGCCAGCCCGTGCCTGCCTACTCGCCCTCGGCCTGCTCCCCGTCCTCCTGCGCCGTCGGCGCAGGTAGTGAAGTGACCTCTGGATTCTGCTGCCAGCCATTCTGTTGCCAAAAAAGACAACACGGAGTGCTGAAATGCAGAACCGACTGTCCACCCTCCACCATGTTTTCGGCTTTTTGAAACCGCTAACGGGCCCACTAACCAGACGCTCATTCACAATCCATGCATCAGCGTCATGTCAGCGTCCTATTAGCGGTTAGAAAAGGCTCCATCCCCAGCAGGTATCCACAGCAATGGACAACCGCAGATGAAAGCCCCAGCCGCAGCCTTCATCCCTCCTCCCTTCTGAATCAGAAATCCAACCTCAAGCCACGCCCATGAAGCGCCCCACCTCCACGAACAGCTCCCGCCTGCCGATGCAGCACCCACCGCAGGAAATGAAAAAACCGCAGGCCAAATCCATCCGAAACTCATCTCTGCGGTTATCCCAATTGCCTTCTGCTGCTTCCGCTGCGCTCCAGAGCTGCGGTGTGGTTCTATCCATCTCTCTTCTCCCCGCTTTCCTCTTCCTTCTTTCCGCCCCGCTCCCCGCAGCAGAGCCGCCGGAGCTCATCCTGCTGCGCCAGCAGTATGATAAGATCGTTGCAGAGCGGGTCACGGCACCGTTTGATGCCGCCCTGGCCCTGCTCAATGGCAAATACACCACCGCACTGGATGCGGCCATCGCCGAGGCAAAAAAAGCGGGCAATCTCGCCCACGTCCTCGCCATCGAGGCAGACAAAACCGCCGTCGCTGCCAAGCAGCCCCGCCAGAGGCCGATGCGGACGATACGCCCGAGTCCCTGAAAAAACTCCGCGCCATCTATCGCGCCCAATACGGCAAACTCACCGAAGCCCGCAGCTACCAACCACCAAGCCTTTCTCCCCGCCTACCTGGACAAGCTCAAAGCCCTCGAAACCACCCTCACCCAAGCCGACCGCGTCGCCGAGGCGAAGGAGGTGATGATATACCGGGAAACAACTGCTGCAGGCTCAGCCGCTCCCACACTTGTGCCAATCAAAGAAGTCGCAGGCAACTCAGGTGGTGCTCCTGCGAACTCTACGATTCCCAAAGGCAATCACAAAGCTGCGGCTGACTGGGTGCGAAGTGTCAAAGGCGAGCTGGAACTCGAAGTGCGTGACAAAATCCAAGTCATCAAACCCCAGGATGAACTCCCTAAAGGCCAATGGAGCATCTACGGCATCACGCTAGATAGTCGTAATGGAGCAGGGCCGTTAGATTCAACGGGGCTAACAAATCTTGCAGGACTTGGTGGTTTGAAAAAACTGGTGATCGAGACATTTGAGCTAGCAGATGAAGATTTGGCCTTCATTGGCACTTTGACCGACTTGGAATCGCTTATCATCGGGCACAATGCAAAATTTCAGGGCACGCTCCTGTCCAGCTCTCCGGCACGAAAAACTCCGCCACGTTAGTCTCCTTGCGACGAGCTTTACCAATGAAGCAGCCGCAGCTTTGCCCAAGATTCGCAATCTGCAGTTTTTATGTTTGGGTGCCTGCCCCGTGAGTGATGCTTGTATTCCGCACCTCAACCAGTGCTCCAGTCTCACCCAATTATTTTTGGGCTCCACCCAAGTGAGTGTCCAGGGGTTCAAAGCTCTGACTGTAAAGCTCGAAAGGATCGGCTGCAACCTAGCCGGAAACATGCACTTATCAGAAATTGCACCCATCCTCTCGCTCACCCAGAAAAAGCTTCAGGCCATTAGTTTGGAATATGATGTTAGTGACAGTGATGTGGAGGCCATCAAAAAGCTCAATCAAATAAAGGTGTTGGAGGTAACTGGCGGATTATCTGAGTCAACATTCGCCAAGATCGCTGAGCTTTCCCAAATCGAAACCATCACTGTCTCTGGAAGTTTGGCAGTCCTGACGAACGCAAACCTTATGAAACTGGCAGGCATGAAACGCCTCAAAAAACTCGATATCCGATACGCCAGCCATCGTGACGGTTTGAATTCCGAAGGCATCGCTGCTTTCAAAAAAGAGCGGCCAAATGTGGAGTTCCTGACTGAGTGAGCCCTCCCTGCCCAAAGGCCAATGGCCGTTGATCGGCTTTACATTCTAATCGTGCCCATCTCACACTGTGCCCTCCAACCCCGCTCGTCTGAACTGCGCTGGTGGTGTGGATGTGAAGTTTTGAGGGTTTGGTGCGTTTACATCGCGCCATGAATACTCGCCGTCATTTCCTCGAAAAATCGCTCGCTGCTTCCACCGGTGTTTTTTACATCGCTAAAACCTCCTGGGCCCAAAAAAGCCCGGGGGATACGATCAACATGGCCGTCATCGGGTTTGGTGGACGTGGTGCGGGCCACATCAGTGGATACAAAGGTCTCAAAGATGAGGGTGTGCGCCTAGCAGCTCTCTGTGATGTGGATAGCAATGTGCTCAACAAGCATGTGCAAGCCCTCGATAAGGATAAAATCAAAGTCACGCCCTACTCAGACATGCGCCGTGTCTTTGATGATAAAAGCATCGATGCCGTGAGCATCGCGACACCGAACCATTGGCATGCACTGGCCTCCATCTGGGCCATCCAGGCGGGTAAGGATGTGTATGTCGAAAAACCCGTGTCGCACTGTGTGTGGGAGGGCCGCCAGATCGTGAATGCGGCGCGGAAGCACTCCAAAATCGTGCAAACAGGCACGCAGGCTCGCTCTAGCCGCTCGGGGCTGGCTGCGGCGGTGAAATACGTGCAGGAGGGCAATCTGGGCAAAATCCTGCTTTCACGTGGGCTTTGCTACAAGCGCCGCAACAGCATCGGTAAGGCGGAGGGTGAGCAAAAAGTGCCCGAGAGCGTCGAGTATGATCTGTGGTGCGGCCCTGGCCCGAAGAAGCCACTCACCCGCAAAAAGCTCCACTATGACTGGCACTGGACATGGGACTACGGCAATGGCGATCTGGGTAATCAAGGCATCCACCAGATGGATATCGCCCGCTGGTTCCTCGGTGAAGGTGAGCTGAGCCCCAGTGTGTGGAGTGTGGGTGGACGCCTCGGCTATGAGGATGATGGCGAGACGGCGAACACGCAGATCATTTACCACGGCTACGAAAAGGCTCCGCTGATCTTTGAGGTGCGCGGACTGCCCAGCGCCAAGGACAGCAAGGACATGGATAAATACAAAGGCGCTGGTGTGGGTGTCATCGTCGAGTGCGAGGGCGGCAGCATCGTCGTCAGTAGCTACTCCGCCGCGGTGGCTCTGGATAAAGATGGCAAGGAGATCAAAAAATTCTCTGGCAGCGAAGATCACTTCAAAAACTTCATCCACGCCTGCCGCAGCCGCCGAGTGGACGATTTACACGCGGACATCCTGGAGGGGCATCTTTCGAGCGCTCTCTGCCACACTGGAAATATCAGTCACCGCATCGGTCAAAAGGCGGACCAAGGTGCCATCATGGAGCAGATCAAAGGCAATGCCTTCGCGGCGGAGACCTTTGAGCGCATGAAGGAGCACTTGGCGAAAAACGAGGTCGATCTGACGAAGGATAAGCTCACCCTCGGCCCTATTTTAAAGATGAATGGCAAAACCGAGCGCTTCATCGATCACGAAGCCGCCAATGCCATGCTGAAGGACAACTACCGCGAACCCTACGTGGTGCCAGAGATCATGCTGTGATCAGCGGGCTTTCGCCAAGGCGGCCACAAAGGCTTTGTGAGCCGCCTTATGCAGCGTTTTCTCCAAGGAGAGGCTAGCAATGCTGCGGCATCCTGCTTGAGCAGCGCGGAGACATTCAGCCCGAGCCCTGGAAAGACTCGGCTGCGGATGTTTCCATCACGATCGGGCTTCACGGCGATGTATTTTTCATCTTCGAGCATGAACCAGTCAAAGGCCCGGTCCTGCGTGCGCCAGACGAGGTATTCCTTCACTCCGGCACGGCGGTAGGCATGCATTTTGTCATGCAAATCAAGTCCCACGCTGCTCGCAGCGACCTCCACGACGAGCTCCGGGGCTCCATGCAGATAGCCATCTGGTCCGATCCGGGCTTGGCCACCACAGGC is from Verrucomicrobiaceae bacterium and encodes:
- a CDS encoding serine/threonine protein kinase → MPANSQLTAHSSQLTAHSSQLTAHSSQLTAHSSQLTAHSSQSAAQSQAWAAPLPAELQPYLPTYQLDCLLGQGGMGAVYAARQTALDRPVAIKVLPLMAGGEDGSYAERFVTEARAMARLTHPGIVAVHDFGQTANGLLYFVMEFVDGTDVHRLVSEQGALSSEQSLAIAANVCEALAYAHEAGVVHRDIKPANILIGHNGQVKVADFGLARVDSPAVGLTQMNLVMGTPDYVAPEALVLGVMVDARADLYAVGVMLYYMLTADVPRGIFEPASQRVPGLDPRFDAVITRAMQRDREKRYQSAAEMQQALTAIHDTPYAATLPAPVAAAPAPSGPMRPAPRPPGTHAVNRVAAPPPAPERGLAAKLIPTLAAFALVAAGGWYIFGRSPTAVPPPASLSATTTSTSPSIAATPPVAPTPQPSHRLTQADFVGEWTIDLESSKDDRRILTAGGEAQLWKKGHFLTKDDGKPLFAGRYWQYNAKDGTAEMFLDDGKLIEIWRAKSATEIDIEDRYYDPPRHYNAVHATDSWAENAKKITAPPVDSPFIGEWTASSGFGSGQFRRVLLPDGHFESWKDSKSEGSWWRGNHWHSVDDGVEIRSPDGLYWVSFKSDGPDRLLLTDSTHKKSEPTALTRATDPWHPKSPRPAPPPKPVVAESMPAPAAPAVPKLPAELEELKTTFDAELDKTVTGPARASMAVLNQGYLAGLQRAATATPALAAHIQPETQLLAAGQPLPADTEATPEALVKLHIIYRAETSKISEKRTSAHLALLTPYITRLIQLEAQLTRASRIDDATAVKTYREGLSAALTAQH
- a CDS encoding Gfo/Idh/MocA family oxidoreductase; translation: MNTRRHFLEKSLAASTGVFYIAKTSWAQKSPGDTINMAVIGFGGRGAGHISGYKGLKDEGVRLAALCDVDSNVLNKHVQALDKDKIKVTPYSDMRRVFDDKSIDAVSIATPNHWHALASIWAIQAGKDVYVEKPVSHCVWEGRQIVNAARKHSKIVQTGTQARSSRSGLAAAVKYVQEGNLGKILLSRGLCYKRRNSIGKAEGEQKVPESVEYDLWCGPGPKKPLTRKKLHYDWHWTWDYGNGDLGNQGIHQMDIARWFLGEGELSPSVWSVGGRLGYEDDGETANTQIIYHGYEKAPLIFEVRGLPSAKDSKDMDKYKGAGVGVIVECEGGSIVVSSYSAAVALDKDGKEIKKFSGSEDHFKNFIHACRSRRVDDLHADILEGHLSSALCHTGNISHRIGQKADQGAIMEQIKGNAFAAETFERMKEHLAKNEVDLTKDKLTLGPILKMNGKTERFIDHEAANAMLKDNYREPYVVPEIML